The following are encoded together in the Daucus carota subsp. sativus chromosome 5, DH1 v3.0, whole genome shotgun sequence genome:
- the LOC108223564 gene encoding transcription initiation factor TFIID subunit 6 produces the protein MSSSNVNNTTSSSSHSLVVGKESIQVIAQKIGNNLSPDIFPSLAADVEYRLREIMQEAIKCMHHSNRTLLTSHDVDFALHLRNLEPIYGFGSGDALKFKKATTHKDLFYIDDKQVDFKNVINAPISKTPRDTSVTAQWLAIEGVQPATPEATLFEALASPSDNKKAEYKDDEISADVKYPVKHALSRELQLYFEKITELTVGRSDSILFKEALLSLATDSGLHPLVPYFTYFISDEVMRNSKSFHLLFALMRLVRSLLRNPHLHIEPYLHQLMPSIMTCLIGKTLSHKLSDNHWELRNYAATLVSSICKRYGHAYHILQPRVTRTLLHTFLDSTKTLAQHYGAIRALADIGPSVVGFVVLPNLEPYLQLIEPEMQVEKQKNETKRYEASRVYGVLLHAVGQCVYKKLKLIPSPLSSPTIVPWKVNSKIMTTMASKRKASMDNIMQQPPLKRVATEGSMGVSSFPVNIQRTAGGYSTGLGGSDVGLSSSMSRQIPTENALGINGRKDDRAKKPSSASTQAWKEVMDAGQSLPLLTECFGESMLTFIPTPLSNIFL, from the exons ATGAGCAGCAGCAATGTTAACAATACGACTAGCAGTAGTAGCCACTCATTAGTGGTGGGCAAGGAATCAATCCAAGTGATTGCTCAGAAAATTGGCAACAATTTATCCCCTGATATCTTCCCCTCTCTCGCCGCCGATGTCGAGTATCGTCTCCGAGAGATTATGCAGGAAGCTATTAAATGTATGCACCATTCCAATCGGACTCTGTTGACTTCCCACGATGTCGACTTCGCACTCCATCTTCGAAACCTAGAG CCTATTTATGGGTTTGGATCCGGGGATGCACTCAAGTTCAAGAAAGCTACAACACATAAGGATCTCTTCTACATTGACGACAAACAAGTCGATTTTAAAAAT GTTATCAATGCACCTATATCGAAAACACCTCGAGATACTTCTGTTACTGCTCAATGGCTTGCTATTGAAGGTGTACAGCCTGCTACCCCCGAAGCTACTCTGTTTGAAG CACTGGCGTCGCCATCCGATAACAAGAAAGCAGAATACAAAGATGATGAAATATCAGCTGATGTCAAATATCCAGTGAAGCATGCACTCTCTCGTGAGCTACAG CTTTACTTTGAAAAAATCACCGAACTTACCGTGGGTCGGTCTGACTCTATACTCTTTAAAGAAGCACTGTTGAGCTTGGCAACTGATTCAGGCCTCCACCCTTTAGTTCCTTATTTTACATATTTCATCAGTGACGAg GTAATGCGCAATTCAAAGAGTTTCCATCTCTTATTTGCTTTGATGCGACTTGTCCGGAGTCTTCTCCGAAATCCACACCTCCACATTGAGCCATAT CTACACCAATTGATGCCATCTATAATGACCTGCCTTATTGGAAAAACATTGAGCCATAAATTGTCTGACAATCATTGGGAGCTTAGAAACTACGCAGCAACATTGGTTTCTTCTATATGCAAAAG GTATGGTCATGCTTACCATATCCTGCAGCCACGTGTGACCAGGACTCTCCTACACACTTTCTTGGACTCAACAAAGACATTGGCACAACATTATGGAGCAATTCGCGCCCTAGCTGACATTGGACCCAGTGTG GTTGGTTTTGTTGTACTGCCAAACCTTGAACCATACTTGCAACTTATAGAGCCAGAAATGCAAGTTGAGAAGCAAAAGAATGAGACAAAGAGATATGAAGCTTCCCGTGTATATGGTGTCCTGCTG CATGCAGTTGGTCAATGCGTCTACAAGAAGCTAAAGCTAATACCCTCACCTTTATCTTCACCAACTATTGTCCCTTGGAAGGTTAACTCGAAAATCATGACTACCATGGCAA GTAAACGTAAAGCAAGCATGGACAACATAATGCAACAACCACCTCTTAAGAGAGTAGCAACTGAAGGTTCTATGGGTGTGAGTTCCTTTCCAGTTAACATTCAAAGAACAGCTGGAGGATATTCTACAGGTCTTGGGGGTTCTGATGTGGGTTTATCATCATCAATGTCTAGACAGATACCCACCGAGAATGCATTAGGAATCAATGGCAGAAAGGATGATCGAGCAAAGAAGCCATCAAGTGCATCAACACAGGCTTGGAAGGAGGTCATGGATGCTGGACAATCGCTGCCACTGCTAACAGAATGTTTTGGTGAAAGCATGCTTACATTCATACCCACTCCACTATCTAATATATTTCTTTGA
- the LOC108219741 gene encoding serine/threonine-protein phosphatase PP-X isozyme 2 gives MCSELDKQIEQLKKCEALKESQVKSLCLKAMEILVEESNVQRVDAPVTICGDIHGQFYDLKELFKVGGDCPKTNYLFLGDFVDRGFYSVETFLLLLALKVRYPDRITLIRGNHESRQITQVYGFYDECLRKYGSVNVWRYCTDIFDYLSLSALIENKIFSVHGGLSPTISTLDQIRTIDRKQEVPHDGGMCDLLWSDPEDIVDGWGLSPRGAGFLFGGSVVAPFNHTNNIDYICRAHQLVMEGYKWMFNNQIVTVWSAPNYCYRCGNVAAILELDENLNKQFRVFEAAPQESRGPPARKPPPDYFL, from the exons ATGTGTTCAGAGCTAGACAAGCAAATAGAGCAGCTCAAGAAATGCGAGGCCTTGAAAGAGTCTCAAGTGAAGTCTCTTTGTCTCAAAGCCATGGAGATTCTCGTTGAGGAAAGCAATGTTCAACGTGTCGATGCCCCCGTCACT ATATGTGGCGACATCCATGGCCAGTTTTATGACCTCAAAGAGCTTTTTAAAGTGGGGGGTGATTGTCCAAAAACCAATTACTTGTTTCTTGGAGattttgttgacagaggatTTTATTCAGTGGAAACATTTTTACTTCTACTTGCCCTTAAG GTCAGGTATCCAGATCGAATAACACTCATTAGGGGAAATCATGAAAGCCGACAGATCACTCAG GTGTATGGATTCTATGATGAGTGTCTACGGAAGTATGGCTCAGTCAATGTTTGGAGATATTGCACAGATATATTCGACTACTTAAG TTTGTCTGCTCTGATTGAAAACAAGATTTTTTCTGTTCATGGCGGTCTATCTCCTACAATTTCAACATTAGATCAG ATACGGACAATTGATAGAAAGCAAGAAGTGCCCCATGATGGTGGTATGTGTGACTTACTATGGTCGGATCCAGAAGATATCGTAGATGGATGGGGCTTGAGTCCCCGTGGTGCAGGTTTCCTCTTTGGTGGCAGTGTAGTTGCTCCTTTTAATCATACTAATAACATTGATTATATATGCCGGGCCCATCAATTAGTAATGGAAGGTTATAAATGGATGTTCAATAACCAAATAGTTACGGTCTGGTCAGCTCCCAATTACTGTTACAG ATGTGGCAATGTAGCAGCAATTCTTGAACTGGATGAGAATCTTAACAAACAGTTCCGTGTGTTTGAAGCAGCTCCGCAG GAATCAAGAGGGCCTCCTGCCAGAAAGCCGCCACCAGATTATTTTCTATGA
- the LOC108220035 gene encoding putative BPI/LBP family protein At1g04970 encodes MAQHNEAIILSLMYLLLICCCQYLHVDSTRLGDGDGGYISLQISEKGLEFVKDLVIKEALSSLTPLQLPQVERAVNIPLFGNVEIVLSNITINHIDLPYSIIKTGVSGVTIAASSATAHLTMAWRYSYSSWLLPIAVSDQGDASIQVDGMEVGLTLSLENQQGNLDLSLLQCGCYVKDISIELNGGASWLYQGVADAFNEDIISSVEVAVTNKITDGIIYVDSLLKSVPKEIPIDNVAAINITLVNGPVFSDSSIELEIDGLLTANDKTLISSLHREVKEDSNPCEGLDKMIWISLHEKVLHSAVSVYFQADMMQWIVDQLPDQSLLNTAGWKYVIPQLYKKFPNDDMKLNISVSSSPTIKIEPQNIDITVDLEVTVYVVDLGEVIPVACISTMISATGFPKISMHKLGGSVKLIAFTMDLKWSDIGSLHMTLIKSFVSASLKTVVLPYLNIRLWEGFPLPLFHGYELENAIIVCDESKIMICSDVASIS; translated from the exons ATGGCTCAGCATAATGAAGCAATAATCCTGAGTTTGATGTATTTGTTGCTGATTTGTTGTTGCCAGTATCTGCATGTTGATTCCACAAGACtaggagatggagatggaggcTACATCTCTTTACAGATATCTGAAAAGGGTCTTGAATTTGTCAAGGATTTGGTAATAAAGGAGGCCCTGTCTTCTCTAACTCCTCTCCAGCTTCCCCAAGTGGAGAGGGCTGTGAATATCCCACTTTTCGGAAACGTTGAGATAGTTCTTTCCAACATCACCATCAATCACATTGACTTGCCTTATTCCATCATCAAGACTGGAGTCTCTGGTGTCACCATTGCTGCATCCAGCGCCACGGCTCATCTCACGATGGCGTGGCGCTATTCCTACAGCTCTTGGCTTCTTCCTATTGCGGTTTCTGATCAAGGAGATGCCTCTATACAG GTTGATGGTATGGAGGTTGGACTTACCTTAAGCCTGGAAAACCAACAAGGAAATCTTGACTTGTCCCTTCTCCAATGTGGATGCTACGTGAAGGATATATCAATTGAGCTCAATGGCGGTGCATCTTGGCTATATCAAGG GGTAGCAGATGCTTTTAATGAGGATatcatctcatcagttgaagtTGCTGTTACCAACAAAATCACAGATGGGATCATATATGTCGATTCTTTGTTAAAGTCAGTTCCCAAAGAAATCCCAATAGACAACGTTGCTGCAATTAACATTACATTAGTAAATGGCCCTGTGTTTAGTGATTCTTCAATTGAACTAGAGATCGATGGACTTCTCACCGCAAATGATAAAACTTTAATTTCCAGCCTTCACAGAGAAGTAAAAGAAGATTCAAATCCCTGCGAGGGTCTGGATAAGATGATTTGGATATCATTGCATGAGAAAGTCCTTCACTCAGCTGTGTCAGTTTACTTTCAA gcAGATATGATGCAGTGGATTGTTGATCAACTGCCTGATCAATCTTTGTTAAATACTGCTGGTTGGAAATATGTCATTCCTCAGCTGTACAAGAAATTTCCAAATGATGACATGAAGCTGAATATTTCAGTATCTTCTTCACCAACCATCAAGATTGAACCGCAGAACATTGACATTACAGTGGACTTAGAAGTTACAGTATATGTTGTCGATTTAGGAGAAGTAATACCTGTTGCATGCATCTCAACT ATGATCAGTGCTACAGGTTTTCCTAAAATATCAATGCACAAACTAGGTGGTAGTGTTAAGTTGATTGCCTTCACCATGGATCTCAAGTGGAGCGATATTGGTAGTTTGCACATGACTCTTATCAAG TCATTTGTGTCCGCGAGTCTCAAAACTGTTGTACTGCCATACCTAAATATTCGGCTCTGGGAAGGATTCCCACTGCCCCTTTTCCATGGATATGAACTTGAGAATGCTATAATCGTTTGCGACGAATCAAAGATCATGATATGCAGTGATGTGGCATCAATAAGTTAG
- the LOC108224013 gene encoding protein HOMOLOG OF MAMMALIAN LYST-INTERACTING PROTEIN 5, with translation MSTGTENEPAKLLLPYLQRADELQKHDPLVAYYCRLYAMERGLKIPQTDRTKTTNSLLVSLIKQLEKDKKSLELTPDDSLHIEGFALNVFAKADKQDRAGRADKSTAKTFYAASIFFEILNQFGPLQPDLEQKQKYAAWKAADISKALKEGRAPVPGPPGGDNDLYSPNTEPSNTDPVMKSANTDLGMNSAPEYNSSTQSYDRVDPQQSSTTAPLPPSNILTPPPSNPTPSPYPSNNFQSHSFHQPPANDYTSHNFHQPPLDDDYPSHNSHQPPSLISRSENNTYAQPYQQQPFPQEPQQHLPHYQSHDTSYTYPNFQTYPSFTESSLPAAPSHHPSYHQGPDTSYNITSASDASNYPSTAQQSSNGRNGTNLDPARASVQEFVYDSNYQPPPEKIAEAHKAARFAVGALAFDDVSIAVDYLKKSLELLTKPSGGQ, from the exons ATGAGTACGGGGACCGAAAATGAACCGGCGAAGCTGCTACTGCCCTATTTACAACGCGCCGATGAGCTGCAGAAGCACGATCCTCTCGTCGCCTATTACT GTCGATTGTATGCCATGGAAAGAGGCTTGAAGATTCCGCAAACTGACCGTACTAAGACCACTAATTCTCTCCTTGTTTCTCTTATCAAACAACTTGaaaag GATAAGAAGTCGCTTGAGTTGACACCAGATGACAGTTTACACATTGAGGGATTTGCCTTGAATGTGTTTGCTAAAGCAGACAAGCAAGATCGGGCAGGCCGGGCTGATAA GAGTACTGCAAAGACCTTCTATGCTGCAAGTATCTTCTTTGAAATTCTTAATCAGTTTGGGCCGCTTCAACCTGAT CTTGAACAGAAACAAAAATATGCAGCATGGAAAGCTGCAGATATAAGCAAAGCTCTAAAAGAAGGAAGGGCTCCTGTCCCAGGCCCTCCCGGGGGTGATAATGATCTATATAGCCCG AATACTGAACCAAGCAATACCGATCCGGTTATGAAATCTGCAAATACTGATCTGGGTATGAACTCTGCACCAGAATATAATTCATCAACTCAGTCTTATGATAGAGTTGATCCCCAACAGTCCTCAACTACTGCTCCATTACCTCCCTCAAACATTTTAACACCACCTCCCTCCAACCCTACTCCATCTCCTTATCCCTCGAACAATTTTCAATCCCATAGTTTTCATCAGCCTCCAGCCAATGATTATACATCACATAATTTCCACCAGCCTCCCCTAGACGATGATTATCCATCCCATAATTCCCATCAACCACCAAGCCTAATCAGCAGATCAGAAAATAATACTTACGCTCAACCATATCAACAGCAGCCAtttcctcaagaacctcaacagCATTTGCCACACTACCAATCTCATGACACTTCTTATACATATCCAAACTTTCAGACTTATCCAAGTTTTACAGAGAGCAGTCTTCCTGCTGCTCCTTCTCATCACCCTTCTTACCATCAAGGCCCGGATACTTCTTACAACATTACATCAGCTTCTGATGCATCGAACTACCCTTCAACAGCGCAGCAGAGCTCAAATGGTAGAAATGGAACCAATTTAGACCCTGCTCGTGCTTCTGTCCAAGAATTTGTATATGATAGCAATTATCAGCCTCCACCTGAAAAAATTGCAGAGGCACATAAGGCAGCGAGGTTTGCAGTGGGTGCACTGGCATTTGATGATGTCTCGATTGCTGTTGACTACCTAAAGAAATCACTAGAACTTTTGACGAAACCATCAGGAGGTCAGTGA